In a single window of the Dreissena polymorpha isolate Duluth1 chromosome 3, UMN_Dpol_1.0, whole genome shotgun sequence genome:
- the LOC127875205 gene encoding putative nuclease HARBI1, whose product MADFVSNVAAVSALKEMDDDMEKQRNNTCHIAFLAASIIQIIEREEKSRIRGYVEEVVPNYAEDDFGAMFHMKPSTFQSLLDCIKDVPKLQPAGAGRRDPICIEKQLLITLWYVGGNDSIRRIADRFGVSQSTVIACRDKIMSVLLTLKNRLITWPNQQEIPPVQQKFERRNGFPGILGAIDGTHIAIRAPKENPQRYVNRKQFHSIQLQCVCLHNMQFSHVSVG is encoded by the exons ATGGCCGACTTTGTCAGCAATGTCGCGGCTGTATCAGCACTGAAGGAAATGGATGATGATATGGAGAAGCAAAGAAATAAtacgtgtcatatagcgtttCTGGCAGCTTCTATTATTCAAattat AGAGAGGGAAGAAAAATCTCGAATCAGAGGTTATGTAGAAGAGGTGGTGCCTAACTACGCCGAGGACGACTTCGGAGCTATGTTCCATATGAAACCATCCACATTTCAGTCACTATTGGATTGTATCAAAGATGTTCCTAAACTACAACCTGCAGGAGCCGGCAGACGAGATCCTATATGCATAGAAAAGCAACTTCTCATTACCCTATGGTACGTTGGTGGAAATGACTCTATCAGACGCATTGCAGATAGATTTGGAGTTTCGCAGTCAACCGTAATAGCATGTAGAGACAAAATCATGTCCGTGTTACTGACATTAAAGAACAGACTTATCACTTGGCCAAATCAGCAAGAAATTCCGCCTGTGCAGCAGAAATTTGAACGGAGAAATGGATTTCCTGGCATTCTTGGGGCTATAGATGGAACACATATAGCTATAAGGGCACCAAAAGAGAACCCACAGCGATATGTTAATAGAAAACAGTTTCATTCAATACAGCTCCAGTGTGTATGTTTGCACAATATGCAGTTTAGTCATGTGAGTGTTGGCTAA